The DNA region AAATGTGACTTGCAGCTTTCTCAGTCTGAATGATACACACTCTTTTCCTAGAGCGACAGGTTAGTGAATGTTCAATCCACAGGGCCTTGAGGGTGTGGATCATTCCTAAGGCTTATCTTTTTGTGACTGCAGTCATCTAAACTCATAAAATGTAGGTGGGGTCGAGGGGGGTTACTAGTTTCTCACTTGTAGTTTGCAGTCTTAGAGCtgcattaatatttctattaatcaCTTTCTTATTCACAAATTCAGAATCactaaaatgtatacaataatcAAAGATCTTATCTCCCAAAAGATGCTATCACCCTTATGCTGAGGGTATGTGTTTGAACAAGTGGACACTCCCTCCACACACATCTACACCCATACAGGTTACTCTCGCCTTTATGGGACAGTGGAAGTTTGATTAGCTGACAGGCCTTGAACAAAGCCCCCAATGTCTCAAAAACAGACAAGTGTGAGGATTTACCGCTTCTGGCAGAAGGAAATGTCACTAAATAAGCTCCTTCAGTTTCAGCATTGAGAAACATTGACAACTAAGAAAACGAAGTGATCTTAAGTACACAGGTCTATGCATGTGTCACGGCAAATACTGTATGAAGCAGCTGTCACATGACAGGTTATGTATCTTCAAGTGTTAAAAGGCAAGGTGAAAGAAATCTTTAAACATACCAGGTCATAAGAGTTGCAGATTACAGTATGCACCTAAACATCCCTACTTTGTAAGGTAATTCACTCCCAcccatgcaaaaaataaaagcagcaatAAGATCAAATGACCGTAATATTGATTATGTTGGGAGTGTCTGTCTAAGTGCTCTGTTTGTGCACCTTGATCTACCAAACTCCACCAGTGCCCACACACCTGtatgttcaaacacacacacacgcacacacacaaacaaacagctcTGGAAGGCTTGCAGCATTCACTGACCTCATACACATATCTATGTTCAAAGGAATGTACCGTACCTTACTCTATAGAGTAAACACACACCACTAGCCATATTCATGTTTAATAAACATGACCCTCGACATGTTATCCAGAATGACTTATGGATGGGCCAAGGAGTTTCGATAGGAAAGAAAAATGACCTTCTGTACAAAGGAGTTCACATGGTCAGTCACAAACTGCTTACATTTGAGTAGTAACCCAGAAATGATGCAGAACAGCACAGAATTTTACTCCATAAGTTGTCTGTGCTTCATTACTTTAgaagtttaaatgtaatatttaaaggtGTTTCATTTGGATCCCACTATATGCCTAAAATCTGCATTCACATGAGAATGAATTTTCCAGTATCACTTATCTTTCAGCACACCTTTGTAGATTTGCAAATTAATAGGACGAGGCATTTACTGGATAAAATATGTCTAATGCAGTTGAAAAAGTCCTAAAATTAAGAAAATCTTGAATCAGTGATTTCAGCTCTAGTGCTTTGTCAGTTTCTCGAGTTTCATTCCAGTATCGAGTGGACTTCGATGCCTAAGGAGCGATTGATGGTGAGAAATGCAGAAGATTTGCTGAAATAGCTACTTGCATTGTTTACCACAGCTTAAGAATGAGACACACCTCTAAGAAATATCCATcagtttacaaaaataaagaaggagagagtgagaaagaatatggggggggggggggggttgatgtGTCCCTGAAGTCCAGGTAAAAGGAATGCAAGCACAGCAAACCTGTTACTCAAGACCTTTTAACATGACAAAGACATTGCAAGAAAGTAAAATCAGAGTTAATAAATTCATTGGGTTTCTCTGCTTTAACAATGgaatttttaaatgttcattaaaaGCTTTGTAAGTGAATCTGAATGCTGTTCTCCACACAAACTCCAGCAGTTTTTGCAGTaatactttaaagtttaaaacattttgcatttccctAATTGCACGATACCTGGATGTATTAAAAATTGTGTCAGTACCCGTGCTCAGCCCACTTAGTAATAATTctgaaaaacactaaaaacacCGCCTTCTATGCATTTAGAATTTCCTAATTAAAAaatacactgtgaaaagaacCAAAGGAGCTGTATTCATATGgcctaaagaaataaatactcgCATGTCAGTAAACTGTTCAAAATCACTGAGTgaagaaaatgcatgtttttgtcttttaagaAGGCGGTGGTGGGTTGGGGATGCAAACCAGATTTATGTGTACATTGAACAACAGGTTCTGTCAAAACTTTGCCAAGGGCCACTCATGTTGAACACATTCCTTGTTTTCTCTCTCAAACGCAGACATACATTCTATAGAGAGTTTTGGGACCATAACGGAGCTGACATAAATCTGTTTTCACTGTCAGGTGCTTACATTGTGCACACTATTATTAAACTGTTACTATTGTAATAGCATAGAAGATATATAAACATAATCAAAAACAGGCCATATGTGGGCTTTctccagtttattttattttaggccaCCCTCCTACCCTAGATCCATCGTGTTTCACATATTCAGATTTGTAAACGAAAGTGACAGATTAAGAAAGAGGTAAACTGGTTTGGACTGCTGTCTGTAATAGAAAGGCAAGTTGCCGCATGGCCTTTACAGAAGTCGTTGCAGTAAATAATTAAAGTAAGTATACAAGCACTTCGAAAGGTTTTAGTCTAACTtaagcaattaatttttttaaatgactttagtTCTATTAAATTAGCACCTGTACCTGTTTGGACATTCAAACTAACAGGACTGAGATAATCCAATAAGGCTTCATCTACCATGTATGCGTATTAATCAAAGTTGGTCTTGGGGATGTGCAACTTGTATTTAGTCCTTTAATTTttcagttaagttttttttttcatgtattctcTGACAGATAAATGAACAATAGCTCAACTATGCAAAAACTTGTGATAATAATCGCGCATGCAAATGCACTTCTTTAAAAACTGTGGAATTTCTTCTACTTTCTGCTGAAAGAATGGCAAATAGTAGCCAgaacattaatacaaataaaaggtgGAGATGCTTTTGTGGAAAGGGAGGGATACCACAAGAACTGTTAAAAGAATGAGGAAAgatgttgaatattttttttgctttgggATTGGCTGTGGTGAAGTTAATGTGCTGCTTCTAAATAACAGAAATCTGTATGCACACTCAATTTGAATGTGCTGGTGCAAGTTGCAAGTGCCTGCATGATgttttgcaattccatttgttTATCACTTTGCAAAACATCTGgcttttgtaaaatgtttcaccaaaaaacaGATCTGTCTTAATAAAATCCAAAACTCTGGTTGTGAttctgaatgagtgtgtgtgtgcatgcaaaagTATAGTTAAAGTGTTACTTGAGTTCATTTcaagattttaaaaacattaaataatgttcTGTCAGGATTTTAACAATGAACATATTTATGAAACATGTCTTGGCATTACTGTGAACCATTgaacatttttgtcttttaaacaGTTTATACATATTATTGTGAATGTATCTCAAACATGTTATAAATAGCAACGCTGTAAGAACTAAGCATGTGTTTTGCAAACCAGGCTCATCAGGAAAACATGAATGTGGCGTAAATCATTTGTGATACTTATTATATTATGTTGCTTATTGCACATTTTGCAACAAATTAAAATGTCTAGTGAGTGCCTCTAAAAGTGCGTTCATTTTTACCAGAAACAGGTGAATGAAAATCTGGCAATGTCAGAAATGAATACCAGGTGATTGTTGCTAAATTGTTCATGCTTTATCATGTTTGATAATAACATCTGCAGCCTACACTAAACaccaccctaaacttaaccaatAGTGTAACGAAAGTGTAAATTTTAGCAAATATATGAGCTCATTTATCATTTTCACAGGAATCATATCCCACCCAAGATTCCCAAATTGTGCATGCAGTGGTGAGCTACCAAGTATGcttatcacatcagaaaagcataaATTCGGTGATTGTTATGTGATGCAGACGTCATAACATTAACAATACTGaagttcattttttatataggtCATTTTTAGCAAAAATGTAGCAGCGTGATGAGCTTGTGCTGCaactattacaaataaataacagcatccaatgcaaaatgtaatttaaaacatcttaattaaaTTCTCCCTCATaaattggaaataaaaatgtgactTAGTGCAGCTAAGTAGGCTTATGGAGAGGCCTGACCAGTGCATCAGTCCTGTAATCCCTTGAGATTCTGTTGGTATCCACAGTTAAGTACTGGCCTGTTGAGGCCTGCAAAGAAAGTGAGTGACTgacagagagagtgacagaggtGTGAGGGTTTTTTAACTCCTTGACAGGAGATTATAAAGCAAAAAATACTATGATCAATCAATAACAGGGAAGAGTGAGAGGTCAAGCAAGGAGAAACTAGAACAGACTGCAGTTGTTTATTGCAGAAAGTCAGAGACAATAAAGGTTTATGTGTTGCAAAAGGGGGGTGGGGAAGGGAAGATATGAATCTTAGGGGACTGGCTGGGTGTGTTTAAGGTGTGGTACAACTAGGGAATAGGGTTAAATACCTGGGGCCAACATGTTTCAACGTTTGTCACCAAAATGACACATCCACTGAACTCCTGCTATGCGTGGTATTCTCTACAAGGGTTTACTATTTTTTTCTTAACTCACCTTTCAGCTCATTATATCTTTTTTCTAACAAACCACAGAAAACAATAACTGCCATAACTGCTTTTAATTTAACCGTAGTAATAACTACTAAAAAACTACACACCTGGAGTCAACGAGAGCACATAAACCCAAACATGATAGCTCTGTGCATGTTGTGGCAAGACTTGAGAAATTCCAGTGTAATAACCTATTGTGATTTGTCACCAGTGCCATAAGGACTATTTAATCACCACAAGTAcagtacaactttttttttttttttttggtcaatgtCAGGCTTTTTTGGATATATACGTGAATAATCATTTATACATATCATCATCAAATACAACTGATCACCTAATTAAATTGTGTAAGGAACagattatttctaaaataattccATAGTGCTAAAATGCTGTGAAGGATTAGGCTAGTCCGGTCTGAGCAGTTTAAGGCTTACACCACTTCATAGGTGTGGAGTCTAAATTCCCTTCTAACTGCAGTCCTTATAGGGCAGTGTTTGTAAAGGGGGAGGAGACGctgtcataaatacagttattACTATATTGCTCTCCATTTGGCCTGTATACTTAGTAATATTGTCGGATATTCATCTTTGACTTATTTATATAGGAAATGCTGGAGTTGCATGTATCACCTTCGCTTTAAGACAATCATCAATATGAATCTGCACAattacgttttttatttatttatattttttgttaaagtttgatattctaatgattttaagAATGTAAGTTTGAGATGAGTTTCTACAGTTTGATGTTTctatgatttgtatttttttccagctCATTTTAACCAAGACACTCTAAAATAAAGTTTGtaaatatactgaatatatatatatatatatatatatatatatatatatatatatatatatatatatttttttttttttttttttttttttttttaaagttacacttttattttctgtGCACAACCCCTCCTGCTGGCTAAGAATGAAAGTACAATGAAGGATCACATTCAAACAGGCAACTTCGAAGTAATATGAAGAACAGCAGAAAGGTGAAAGCTCAAAGAAATTTTCTTTGTTGCCATGCatcaattttataaaaaaaattttttaaacaagTCATCTGGATAAATGAGTGCAATCCTGACATCTTCGTTTCTATGCTGCATTTTTGCTGACTCTTAAGCAGACTTTGCAACACAGAATAAATCCATTTTCTGTGCAAAACTTCAAATTCTTCAGCTGCTATAGATAAATAACTAACAAAGTGCAACCATAAACGGTAAAACCATATGTGCCACAAACCAGTGaatttatgattataataatgagtgaaaacaatataataacaaaatacaaatttgCAATTTAGAATGGTATGAGAAATTTATTTAATTGGAGTCTTTGTACATAGCTACAAATTCCCACAATTATTTTTACGTTAAAAATGGTAGATAAAGTAGCATTATATTTAGATAAATTTTCTACATATGTggaacaaaatgtttatttcttgcaCCTATGTTTTGCAAGTATTGACTTTATTTGAATATAGGCCTCAATAGTTACCAGAAAAGTACACCAAAGATGTTTCTCATACTTTCTGGCTGTGCTCACAGTGACAGACATTTAGTCATTTGTTTTGTTATATGCCACAGCTCAGCAACAGAAGCTAAACTAGACATGCTCATGGAGCCCAGGGGAGGGGGTGGAGGCCAACCTATGAAAACCTGATCCTGGGCCCAGTGCACAGCACAATCCATCTGTTCTTCCGTTATTCAAAAACATCCTCCTCTTGTTCGTCTGCAGACATATCCATCAGTTGCACACTTCCTTCCATAGCTATGAGTTTCTCACTGGTGAAGATGGTGGTCTTTGTGCTTTTGGTCATGGTGGCAGTGCTACTGCTGAGGCTTCCAGCACTGTCACCCTTAACGTCCTGCATAACCAGGCCTGTTTTCTTGCCAATACTTTGGGATGAGAAACTTGTAAGGCGGCTGCTTTCAAGGTCATAGTTCAAGGCTATAAGAAAAACGATAGCAGAGTACTTTCACAAAAGCTGTACATAACATGTATGAATACATATATGGTGTGAAATAATTCAAAAAGCATATGTGTGTACAAAAAGAGATGCTTTATATGAACAAAGTAACTCACAGTGTGGATTAGAGATGGTGTGAGTCTTGAATGAATCATGCAGTCTGCAAAGgtacacaataaatacattacTTCCTTAGGAATCCATTATTCTGTTTCAATAACAAGCACTCAAGTCTGAAATTAGACCCACCTGCTCTCTTCTCCTTCCAGGAGTTTCCTATAGGTGGCGATCTCTATGTCCAGAGCCAGTTGATGTTCAACAGTGACTGGTACTCACGCACCTGACGAGCCATATCCTGTTTAGCTCTGAGAAGAGCTGCTTCCAGCTCCTGCAGACGCAGTTTTGCATCTTTCACAGCTAGTTCACCTCGTTCTTCTGCCTCTTTGATCTGCGCCTCATGGTTTAAATGCTAAAGTGAGAGGAGACAAAAGATTACATACTTCCCACACTCTGacatataacttaagatcaactGGGATTAATTGAGATCATCTCATATCAACTCACATATAATACTCAGATTTACTGAAAGAATGCTTGCTTTGTTCTTGTCAGATGTCACCAAAAATAATTAAACTCTAAGTATGCTATACATTGTTTACTGACATTTAGCCAAGAGGGGTCTCATTTTGACTGAATGTTATGTCCTCACCATAGCATAGAGCATAGGCTCTTGCTGGCGTTTAAGCATggaaacattttcataaaagtgACACTAGCCTACTCTTCAAATACAGTTTAAActaaaagtgtttattattttaggtagTCATTATCACGATAATCCATGTCCAAGAGTCAATTTCCTCAGATGAGATGGTTTTTATTAGTTACTTATTTGACACTatgctataaacacacactgacctcatTGAGCTTTTATTTTAGCACTTCCGGTTATTGGCATTTTGAATTTGcatattagctaaatatttaggTTCAACCGAAACATTTATATTCAACAttttgatttagatttaacatttagatttagatttaacatttagatttatatagagatttaacatttagatttagatttagatttagatttagatttagatttagatttagatttagatttagatttaagatttagatttagatttagatttaatatttaacatttaggtataacatttaatatttaaatttaactatttaaaatatctctaaattgacaaatattgttgtaaatgtgctaaaaaGTGACCATCAAAAATTCATAccagttttttaaacattgtttgaagCTAAATGTGGCAAAATATTGCTGTTATTTTCAGCTAAGCTGCTTTACAAAAAGCGCCCCACACTATAAAAGATAATAGTGTTAAATAAAGTTCTTACCTGTCCCTTAACAAGTTCCATCTCAGAGTGTATACGTGCAATTCTTTGATTGTACTCTGCGATTTCAGCCTTTGAGTTTTTCAGGTCATCCCCATGTTTGGTTACCGTCAACTGCATTTTTTCATACTAATATTTTAtagcacacacaaacattcacataAAGACCCATACACATAAACttgtattttcaattaatttgagCATCTTTCGAAAAGCTTGAATATTGCAATGCAAGCAAACAAGCACGTTTTAACATGCAATGCAAGAAAGTTAAATTACCTTCTGTTTGTACCAGCTCTCTGCTTCGGCACGGCTTCGGTTGGTGATGTCCTCATACTGAGCACGAACGTCAGCCACAATGGCGTCCATGTCCAAGTTTCGGCTGTTGTCCATCTCTACAACAACTGATGTGTCCTTGATCTGAGTCAGGAGCTCATGGCGATCCTGTACACATGGAACAAGAATTACTGCCTCCATTTACCACTCCAAAAGTGTTATAAGTGCTTAAGAGTTATGTTTTAATATCAGTTAACACAATAAATTCTATATGCAAAGTGAATAACATGACTATACTaaaagatttatttgaaatgtgaagGGAGTGAATAGTACCGCCTCGTAAATCTGACAAAGAAACTTGATCTCATCTGTTAGGCTGTCCCATTTACATTCCAGTTTCACTTTATTCAGATAAGCCTCATCAGCATCCTAGCATAGGCGCAGTGAAGAAATAAATATCTAATTATATCATTATAATCAGTTATTAAAATTACATCTGCGTATTGCTTTTACATTATGTGCTGACCTTTTTAAGGAGCACAAATTTGTTGTCAGAGTCAATCCGTTTGTTAATTTCATCTTCATACCTGAGGAGGAACGTGCAGAGTTTGTTGGAATGTGTGTGTGGAATGTCCTTAAACACTTTAGTGTACAAACATGCTAGATTTAAGACACTGTGCAGATGTATCCAGTGATCTCACTTGCTCTTGAAGTCTTCTACCAGGCTGATCATGTCCCGCTGGCCAGACTCCAGACGCACTTTTTCATTGCCTAGAGCATCCAGCTGTCTGCGCAGCATAGCAATGTAGGACTCAAACTTAATATCAGGTTTGGTTTGGCGGCTTGTTTGTTCCTGCAGGAGAGACCACTTAGTCTCCAGCATCTTGTTTTGCCGTTCCAGGAAGCACacctatatacatacataaatataaatttacttcacaagttttgagtaaaaaaaatttatgtgattttttttgttgttgcagttTTACCAATGAGtttttaattgcatattaatGTACTACATAAATAAGTCTCTGTGCTTTACTGAACAGATCATGTGAGTTCAAAGCTAGTTGTGTGTGCTCTGATAGGTGTGTTTCTGCAAAAGCAAGGGAGCGGCCAATGCGGTTAGTAAACTGATATTGCCCAAAAAGCGACAAAGGTGTGTTAAAGATAGAGGGTGGACATTGTCTCTTCAGGCTAGTCAGCCAAGCGGGGGTCCtgataaaatatgacatttatagAACTGGGCCTACTGTTATCACATCACTTCACTTCCTTACACCAGCATATGAGCCACACTTGCAGgtccaaaaacaatacatttaatttgatgtgaAAACATAAGGTTCACACAAAGTGTTAAGACAGGATGAAAAGGGAGATAACTTACTTTATTAATGAATGAAGCAAAGCGGTTGTTGAGTGCCTTGATTTCCTCTTTCTCCTGAATCCTGATGGAATGGATGTCTGGGTCAATCTCTAAGTTCAGGGGTTCCAGAAGACTTTCATTGACCCTTACAGCTTTAATTGGAGGGAATAAGGCTGGACTGGATCCCCATCCTTCTCGAAAAACCATCCCTGAACGGGTGAGGGGGGTCCTCCTAGTTTTGCTCATACTTACTAAAGAGACACTGCTGAAGGACTTCACGGTTTTCTTGGAGTGCAGCATCTCTGGATAACACAGCCGTCAGAGAGAGGACAGAGAGTTGAGGGGTTTGAAACTCAAAAGGTGGGATGACAGACGTTCCCTCAAAGTCTTATATCGAGTGCAGGGAGTGGCTCAAGGCCAGCTTATCAGTCAAGAAACTATTTTCAAGATATGTATGGAAAATTATGGGGTTGAACAGTGAGGGGACAATCACAGTGTTATACATTAACTTCTTCACTTCGATCCCTGAGAAAAAAGGTAAATTCTTAGATTACTCCAAATCGTACAGTACATATTACTTTTATGTTCAAATCTGAACATGCTAAGACATCATGAAGCATTTCtacattttactttacttttgcaTCCTTAAATGACATGAATGCACTGCAACAGCAGATCCAGGCTCAGCAAACCAGAGAAAACTAATTACCaaaatattaagaattattataactgcagaaaaaaagtgtataatgttttataagTGCATTTAACCACTGCATgagtatattttgtatatttagcaATTTCTATATCCAACCAATTATTAACTGCTGACTTGAGCTGGTCCCCACTATCTAcagtaaaaatgcaaaaacaattacCCTTTAAACTCATTAGATGGCCTTATGTAGCCTTTTAGCCTCCACCACACAAACACTCCATTGGTTGGTCATATATTGTACTTTTTTGGAGGCAAAAGGCATATGCTGATCTGTCTAACTTGTACGTTGTTGTAAAGATAACAATCCAAGACTGCTGAATACACATTGCTTTCAGTCATCCTATTGCAGTTCAACCTTTCTTTGTAACCTCCACACTTCAAAATAATATACAGTTCCTCAGTACACAACTATACTACGTTGATCAAAATATCTGCATTATTAACATCATAGTTAAAGAaacaacttaaagggttagttcatcgaaaaatcagaaattatgtcattaaaaactcacccatgttgttccaaacctgtgagacctctgttcatcttcggaacacaagatattttagatttagtccgagagctctcagtccctccattgaagctgtgtgaacagtCAAtggtccatgtccagaaaggtaagaaaaacatcatcaaagtaaatCCAAGTGACaccagagggtcagttagaatttgttgaagcatcgaaaatacatttttgtccaaaaatagcaaaaactatgactttattcagcattgtctcctcttccgtgtctgttgtgagcgtgttcaaacacaacagttcaatgatatccggttcgcgaacgaatcattcgatgtaaccggatctttttgaaccagttcaccaaatcaaattgaattgttttaaacggttcgcatctctaataagcatttatccacaaatgactttcgctgttaactttttaatgtggctgacactccctctgagttaaaacaaaccaatatctcggagtaattcatgtactcaaacagtacactgactgaactgctgtgaagagagaactgaagatgaacaccgagccgagatcctgttcaaaaagatccggttacatcgaattatTCGTTCGCGTTGTGTTTGAACAtgttcacaacagacacagaagagaagacaatgctgaataaagtcttagtttttgctatttttgaaccaatttttttttttcgatgcttcaaaaaattctaacagaccttctgatgtcacatggactactttgatgatgtttttcctacctttctggacatggacagtataccgtacacacagcttcaatggagggactgaaagctctcggactaaatctaaaatatcttaaactgtgttctgaagatgaatggaggtctcaagggtttggaacgacattttcaatgaactaaccctttaagaggaAATCCTAAACatttttcacattgtttttaatagctttttttttttcatttaaattaagtacataaaaggaatattttatgaatatatgttcttttgaacctaaatttttttttctttttttttttttcaagatgtcTGATCTCTAAAATACATCTCAACAATAAAGACATTGTTGGAGATTATAAGATTACAAGAGATTAGTTTCCTGGATAAAAGTGCCTTTAAACTAAATTTGGCAGCTTTTCAaatatgtacaataaaaaaaaaaaaatggttatggCAAACACATTCAACGTgtgatatttatattcattatgtaAGTGTGTTATCTTCATGCCAAGAGTAATTTATAGACAAGGAGTTTATGttcttgtcataaaaaaaatgtcctggcacTTTTTGTTCCCTTTTTTCACTGTGGGCAAATTTCAGTTATCCTGTTTTAATACAGGTTAATGCAGACTAAAGACAGCTAAGGAAAGCTTTGTAGAGTTTGTAGAGTGATAGCAAGTTGCT from Carassius auratus strain Wakin chromosome 6, ASM336829v1, whole genome shotgun sequence includes:
- the LOC113094217 gene encoding LOW QUALITY PROTEIN: keratin, type II cytoskeletal 8 (The sequence of the model RefSeq protein was modified relative to this genomic sequence to represent the inferred CDS: inserted 1 base in 1 codon), which codes for MSKTRRTPLTRSGMVFREGWGSSPALFPPIKAVRVNESLLEPLNLEIDPDIHSIRIQEKEEIKALNNRFASFINKVCFLERQNKMLETKWSLLQEQTSRQTKPDIKFESYIAMLRRQLDALGNEKVRLESGQRDMISLVEDFKSKYEDEINKRIDSDNKFVLLKKDADEAYLNKVKLECKWDSLTDEIKFLCQIYEADRHELLTQIKDTSVVVEMDNSRNLDMDAIVADVRAQYEDITNRSRAEAESWYKQKYEKMQLTVTKHGDDLKNSKAEIAEYNQRIARIHSEMELVKGQVRTLFNTIIFYSIKEAEERGELAVKDAKLRLQELEAALLRAKQDMARQVREYQSLLNIXLALDIEIATYRKLLEGEESRWV